One Phragmites australis chromosome 23, lpPhrAust1.1, whole genome shotgun sequence DNA window includes the following coding sequences:
- the LOC133906441 gene encoding adenylylsulfatase HINT3-like, whose amino-acid sequence MTPPPHPSPPSGSLAPVPERRLAVLLSHLHPSACPPPPTTARLASAERLRTAAAAEASLSASPCAGGGAEGESSGGGHCVFCNIVAGISQAFKLYEDDVCLCILDAKPLTAGHSLIIPKSHYPSLQTTPPTVLAAICSKLPLLGTAIMKATQCDAFNVLINNGEKAGQVIFHTHIHIIPRCKDDNLWSSETYSRNPLSHNHETKNLVSYIKEVLSSSFEGYSTATSSMPRNSETTQQDSRLEVRTGKPGPGVDGGFPSAQCFDLFRT is encoded by the exons ATGACGCCGCCACCGCACCCGTCACCTCCATCGGGCTCGCTTGCGCCGGTGCCGGAGCGGCGCCTCGCCGTGCTCCTCTCCCACCTCCACCCGAGCGCGTGCCCGCCCCCGCCCACCACCGCACGCCTCGCCAGCGCCGAGCGCCTCAggacggcggccgcggcggaggcgagCCTCTCCGCGTCGCCCTGCGCTGgaggcggagcggagggggagTCCTCGGGAGGCGGACACTGCGTGTTCTGCAACATCGTCGCGGGCATCTCCCAGGCCTTCAAG CTGTACGAGGATGATGTGTGCTTGTGCATCCTGGATGCTAAACCACTAACAGCTGG GCATTCCCTGATCATTCCAAAAAGCCATTATCCATCACTGCAAACAACGCCACCAACT GTACTAGCAGCTATCTGCTCTAAACTGCCGCTCCTGGGCACTGCAATCATGAAGGCCACTCAATGTG ATGCATTCAATGTGCTAATCAACAATGGAGAGAAGGCAGGGCAAGTTATTTTTCAT ACTCATATCCACATCATTCCCCGCTGCAAAGATGATAACCTGTGGTCTTCAGAG ACCTATTCGAGGAACCCCCTTTCACATAACCATGAAACTAAGAATCTTGTTAGCTACATCAAGGAAGTACTCTCTTCTTCcttcgagggctacagtactgCCACGTCATCAATGCCAAGGAACTCTGAAACAACTCAACAAGACAGTAG GCTTGAAGTGAGAACCGGCAAACCTGGGCCGGGTGTTGATGGTGGATTCCCATCTGCACAATGTTTTGATCTTTTCAGAACCTAA